CAAAGCAAGCAGCCGAAGCTACCTCTTTGACGTTTTCCATAAGCTGCTTACGCACATCAGCCATCAGTGCTTCTGGGTTTGCATCCCCTACTTCAATCTGCTGAAAGGTCACGACGTTGTCTGTTAGCTCGGTGTAATCCTTGTCGCCAAAAGCTGTTTCAATCAGTTCCTTGACCTCATCACCATCAAATGGCTTCGTGATAAAGGCATCAAATCCATCGGTCTTGGCCTGAGCTTTTGGATCTGCTTGATTGGCGAGGTAAAGCGCAACAAGTTTCGATTTGGGTTGAAGCTTTTTGAGTTCAGCGCCCAGCGAGATGCTGTCGACTCTTGGGATATCCATGTCGACCATGATCATTTTATAATCACGCTTCGAACAGGTGTTTACTGCAGCTTCCTTGGTGGTAGCGTGACCGATGCGAATACTATCGTCCACATGACGACGAAGCGCTCTGGAAACAGACTTCATGTCATCAATCATCAAGAGACTTGAAGACTGCTCTTTGGCCGCTGGAGCTTCGCCAGGTTTTACTGATGCAGTTGAGGTCGATTTCGTGTTGGGTTTGCTTTTGGTTTTTACAGTCGCTCCAGCCGGACGAATACTAGGCTGCGGCTCCCCACCCGCTTGAACCTTCGCGGCCGCAATCGTGTCCTCATTGGCTTCTTCTTGAGCACGTTGTAATTTTTGGTCGTAAGCGGTTCTTAAAGCGGCTTCCAGCTTCTGTTTTAAATCGGGCGGGCTGCAAGGCTTTAAAATATAATCCAAAACACCATGCTGCATGACGCGTTGGATATTGGAGGTTCGAGACTCAGCGGTGAGCAACACGACCGGGGTTTGGTCCCCACGTGCTCGTAATTCTCGAATCGTGTCCTCGCCCGTCATGTTGGGCATGTCGAGATCGAGAATGATTAAGTCGAACGTTGTTTCCTCAAGTAGAGTCAACGCTTGTTGGCCATCGGGTATGCCAACCACATCGTAGTTGGGGTGCAACCAGTTTTTCATACCTGTCCGCAAGGCGCGGCTATCGTC
Above is a window of Deltaproteobacteria bacterium DNA encoding:
- a CDS encoding response regulator, which gives rise to MKPKILCVDDSRALRTGMKNWLHPNYDVVGIPDGQQALTLLEETTFDLIILDLDMPNMTGEDTIRELRARGDQTPVVLLTAESRTSNIQRVMQHGVLDYILKPCSPPDLKQKLEAALRTAYDQKLQRAQEEANEDTIAAAKVQAGGEPQPSIRPAGATVKTKSKPNTKSTSTASVKPGEAPAAKEQSSSLLMIDDMKSVSRALRRHVDDSIRIGHATTKEAAVNTCSKRDYKMIMVDMDIPRVDSISLGAELKKLQPKSKLVALYLANQADPKAQAKTDGFDAFITKPFDGDEVKELIETAFGDKDYTELTDNVVTFQQIEVGDANPEALMADVRKQLMENVKEVASAACFACVILDLRNGLPTDTLGRFLAPVIELCGALRIGMKVVGDEKVQQAMQATLEGDLVSVVSDLAEAKSA